Part of the Cynocephalus volans isolate mCynVol1 chromosome 11, mCynVol1.pri, whole genome shotgun sequence genome is shown below.
CCCTTCCCAGCACTGGCTGCCTTTGTAGTGTGGAAGTTTTATGAATAAAGAGAATGTCTGTGCTTCCCTTGTCACTAAGCAGTGTTTAGCTTGGAGCGCCAATGTGGCCTGGTctagtaaatataaaatgcacaGTCCAGTGCATGAGATCTTCTGGTTGCCGGCAGTCATCAGCCTGCTGGGACCTGGCAGGAGGCAGCGAGTTTAAAGGAGCGATTTATAGAGGTTCGGGCAGTGGATGGTGAGGCACCGATACCAGCAAGAGCTCTGCCATTCCAAGCTTGAAGGGGCAAAGGAGGAAATGGTGTGGCTGGAGCTATGCTGAGGCGTCTCTCGACACAAGCTATGGTTAGTTACAGAGGGACACGGCTACTGCCAGAACCATGTGCAAAAGCACGGAGGGCACCCACAGAGAACCCCAGCCTTTGTACCTCCCTCAGACCTACTGATGCCTCCCACCAGGAAGCCAGAGGTAAAGGGAATTAGGTTGATGAAGTCCCAGGGATGCTGCCCCAGGGCAGAGAGGCCAGAGGACAAATCTGGGATACAGATGGAAATAACCAGCATACAGTCTGAGAGGAAGAGGATTCACTGCCCTCGTGGAGCAGAGACAAACCTCTACCTAGAGCTGCTTGGCCTCTGGTAGGACATggatttttcccttctctcttatTTCTGCCTCTTCCACCTCCTTGAATTGGGCAGCCCCTCTAAAGTGAGTGGAAGTGGCTTGTATCTGTCAGCTTAAACCCTTACCCTTCTCACCTTCCCACAGACACTTATTTCATCCAGTCCCTGGGCTCCCCTCACCCACCGGGTGTACAGCTTTTTACTTTCTCCAGCACTTTTCCATGTAATTCCCCATCTTGCTTTGTCTACCTCATGCTGAGACCACTGCCTTCTGGCTGAAGCCACCTATCATGTTTTCTCTGTGGTCCTCAGACCCTGAAGTCATGCTCTGCTCCCTGCCCTCAGCACACACCTCACCAGATCTGCCTCTATGCCTTTCTTTGGCATTTTGGCTGAGAGCTGTGCTGCCCTCAGCCTGGCAGCCTCATGAGGACACACTCTGGAAAGTCAAGACTAGGCCCAAAGCATGAGCCACCTTTTGAGCCCTTTCTCCTTTCTGCAAATAAAACATCCTAATGGTTGTTGTGAGGCTGTCACTTGGAAAAGGAACTAgaacacccaattgagaatttaaaaagggGGTCTTTATTAGCCAGCTGGTGACTGCTTCCCCAAATATTTTGGTAAGAGAGCAACCCCGAGTCTAAGTTTAAGGGGGTTTTTTAAGGCAAAAAATCACATCGTCACACAGGCAAAAATCATGTAGTCACATAGTcaaagttatcatatagtcacacacttaaAGTTATCATACAGTCACACATATTCCCTCCTGgtgtgaggagggagggggtttggcaAGGCCTAATGCAAGCTGGTTAAAGAAGCCAAGATAAGCCAGTGAATCACTCAGGGACAGCAAGAACTTCCCCAGGGTAGTTTCCTCCCTAGTTTGTCTGGTTACATCTggatacagctcttggttttatcagcCAGGAACAGCATAGGCAGGAAACAGCAAAGAcaggcaaaatttaaaaattttcatctaATTTTCTAAGTACAGGATAATTTCTAACTTCTAATTTCTACTAGGGGTGCCGAGGGTtttcaaacaaaaaacacttttcaaacagtaaaaatggcataaactAAATCAATCTGCTTTGTCACATGGTGAGATGAAGCAAAGAGGAACCCAGTGTGAGCCATATGGGGTGAAGCAATTCAAGAAAGAGGAGCTGCAAGGAGCCTTCTTTCCCAGGGACCCCAAGGCTGAGAGCTCCCTCCCACGCCATGTGCTGACCATCCTGGCCCTGCTTCCCTACGTGGATAGCTCTGGCATGGGACACAGCCCTTTCTTTGAACTCTACCAAAAAAGCCATATCTTCCTTGATGATGTTTCCTGGAATGCACCATCCCACACAGGGCCACAGCCTTTTAGCAGCTTCCTCTCCCACAGGCCTTGTGTTAAtccatgtctgttgcttataacaaaatatttggaactaggtaatttagaaagaaaacaaaatttattgcttacagtttctgaggttgggaaatccatctggtggtggcaacagtgacccagggttttcacattgcaaggtggtggaagcagagagagtagagtaGAGCAAGCAAGACAGACTATCATcgtcttttaaagccctcagaacaacgCCCCTGTCCACCATTTTAAACCCATTCACTACTGaacggtcctgcaatccaatcacctcttcaaagctccacctttcaactaccataataggatttcccaccctcttaacagtcacagtgggggctaagtttctaatacataaaactgggagacaattcaagcctcagtgacttttggggggacataattcaatccattacaggcctccttccccagtctcttccccttcccttagCAGAGCAATTCCACTtggccctgcccagccctgctctgcACTAACCCTCCAGAGTTCATGGAGTTTGGGGCTCTAGTGCCTCCCTTAGCAGGTCCCTCCACTCTCCCCTCCCAATAAACTGGAGACTGCTATGGCCCCTCCTTGCTGAAAAGGAAAACATTGGTTGTTTCTCTGGCTCTACAGGTTACCCCCTGCTGTCCTGCCCCAGAGACAAAATTGCTGTTGGGCCATGTCTCAGAACAGGAAAGCAAATTAAtaagttgtttttctttacatggtagtcattgagcacttactctgtgagAAGCACTCTTCTCAATGTTTCATGTGtgttttactcatttaatcctcacagcaccccCGAAGTAGACTGTTAATACCACCATTTTATAGACAGGGAcgatgaggcacagagaggttaagaagtTTGCTCATGGACATGCAGTAAGTGGTGGAAAAGGGATCGGAATGCAGGCAGAGTAGGCAGAGTGAGTAGCTAGAGTCTGGACTCGACACCATAGGTCACACCAGGGTGGATTTGCTCCATTTCAGAGTGGGTGACTGAGGAGGGGGATAAAGGAGTGGTGTCAGGTGTCCCTGGTTTGGAGAGAGTCCCTAAGGTCACCTGGCTGAACGAAAGTGGGGATGTCTTGGGAGGATCCCTGAATGGAGGGATAAATTCTCCCGTGCAACTGTGTCACACGTATGGATGAGCAccggggtttttgtttgtttgtttgtttgtttgttttttaaagatgactggtaaggggatcctaacccttgacttggtgttgtcagcaccacgctctcccaagtgagccgaccggccatccctatatagggatctgaacccgtggccttgttatcagcaccacactctcctgagtgagccacgggccggccctgagtgATTTTATTAGAGGACTTCGGTGCTCCTTGGAGCACACATTCTCCCTTGGAACTCTGAATCCCCACAATCCCAAATCTTTCAGGGGACTCCACCCAATTCCAAATCTCCAGCTCTTTCTATTTGACATCTCCTGTTCCTTGCTGAGATGCTCCATTGGGAAGAATTACCAGCCCCTTTTAACCTTTGAGGGTTAAAacccccaaacacctgccccacCCTGATCtgttcctctcctccccaccccccacaacatgttcttctccttctgggttaGTATCAGCAATGCTCTGAGCACCTGGGATAAGATCTTTGGAATCACTCATCTTCCCTTGCTCCACACACCCAACTAGTCATCATGTCCTAGATGGATGGACATGCAGGTCACTGCTAACAGGTCTCTTCCAtgcctctttccctcttttctcttcccaTGGCCACCTCCACCACTCTGTTCTCTGCAACCCAGGCTGTACCAGCAGCTTCCCACCTCTTCGTGTTGCTCCCTTACCTGTGGTGCACACTTAAACAAAGTGGGGGCAGGAGTTGGGAAAGAGATGTTAAGAGCAGAGGATATACCAACAGTTAGGAAGTAATCCAAAGAATGGTTAAAGAAACTAGTACCCATTCCTCCAAGTCACTCTCCTAACCCACTGCCCTTGGTGGTAATTCACATTGGTAAGAGGCAGGTGTGGAGTCAAAGCCATgtaaatttatctttctttgactttttttttttttttaattcaaaatatgaCCTGTAAgcgaatctgaacccttgacttggtgttgtcagcaccacgctctcccaagtgagccacgggctggtccttCTTTGACTTCTTTGAACTGGTTGTAACATCTTATCTGTTCCCTCATTAATAATGGGTTAAACAAAATCTTACATGTTTATTTAACATTTGTATGAgtcatgattttatctttttttttctaatgttatcTTTTAACAGACCTCTAAGTTCTTTTGCAGACTGTTAGAAGTAAAGCTTATTCAAGGTAGCAAGGAATAACTCCCGCCTGTCTGTAGTAGACTGTGGTAGCGATAGTTTTTGCTTGCTCAGTGCACTTTCCCATTCTCTTTCTGCTAACAGACTCTGCACTCTGCTCTCAGGGAGTACATGTTCCTGCTCTTGCCAATTACAACACCCATCCTCTTGACAACTGCACATGATTCAAGGGTTGTCATGTCACATAAACATGGCCATTGGAATTCTTTCCTGGGATTGATAAAGGGTCACTGGGGAAAaaaggttttggggtttttttttacccCTAGAGGGTTGCCTTGTCACAAGCTCCCTATAAAATAGAATCTGAGGCAAAAGCTTATATTGGGAGATGCAACCCCAGGTcagcaagaagaaaggaaaaaagataagtcAGTGCAGGGTGGGAGAAAAGTAAATTCAAGGTAATGTGTTATCAAGTTTGCCCAAAGAAAACCCAATTGGTCCTCCAGTCATGTGTCATGTTGTTTAGAAAGGAGCACAACTTGCAGAACCAGCAGGTCTTCAGACAGTCTGTTGGGTAGTAGTGGGAAGGATAAGAACTGAGATTTATCTGCTGAATTCTGTCTGTCACTGAAGTCCATCCAAGGGACATTATCTCCCCTGCACTTCAGGAAAGCTAAATCCTACATCCCGGAGTGTGGCTCTACTTTACTCCACAAGTGTGCTCTACTTTTGTCCAAGTAAAAAATTAACTTCCCTTCATTTTCAGGCCTGTAGTCCTTACCCAGGTCTCTGTGCAAGGCAACTAAGAGTTTCACACAGATGctcagtgtagtggattgaactatgtTCCCCCAAGACTCACTGAAGCTGGAAtggtgttccccaagttttatgtattagaaacttgacccccactgttactgttaagagggtgggaaatcctattatggtaattgaaggtggagccttgaagaggtgattggattgtaggaccatgcagtaatgagtagattaaaaatggtggtcaggggcatggtactgagggctttaaaagaagagagtgtctctctctctctctctctcttactcactctgctctctcttcttccaccatcttgcagtgtgagaccccagggtcactgtcaccatgaccagatggactttggacttcccagcctcataaactataagcaataaatttcattttctttataaatcatccacccagttccaagtattttgtcataagcaacggaaatggactaatatactaaGTCtcatggaaaccaaaaccaaggaGTTGCACAGTCTGTTTTAGATGCTTATTGTGCAAACACACAAGATCAACAGTTGCTCTCATGAATGCCTGGATTGGTGTGCTTACCCTACACTTCTGCTTAGTTAAAACAGACTTCTGTAACAAGGCAAACAGCCCTGGTGTTTGCCCAAAGAAGCAATGGGGAAGTAGTTTGCAAGAAATAAGGATTTTCTCAAACTTTGGATggaaattttttattcttatattttaaaaaattcttatactTTGAAATTTCAACTGCCTGTGACCTGCAAGCAGCTTGAGCTGACAGACATGGTTGTAATTGCAACTCACCCTAGGCTTTTCTTGGTGCCAGAAGTCAAGCTGGCGACTAATTCCCAGCATCCCTGCCTCACCTGCTAGTGGTTGAAAGGTAGAGTATATCTTATGCTGAAATTAACCTGGAATTAAGTAGCAAGAGGCATTTTGAGAGTCAATTTTCCAGTTTCATAAAACCTCTAAAATTGACCCTCCGGGGTTGGGGACTATGGATCCATACTCAAGAGAGGACCAACTCCTGAGTTACTGGGAGGGCTGATCTAAACTCCTAGTAATGGGCAGCTAGCATTACAATACATACTGAAGTATACTGAATTCCTGCTGtcatatttttcctttagtcTGAAGGTAACAAAGGGCTgtctgattagctcagttggttagagaatgtgttttaacaccaaggtgaagggttcagatccctttactggccagctgccaaaaaagtaaaaaataaaggtaataaatCTCCTCTTGTGTAAGTGGCAGATTGCTGagattattactttattttacacacacacacacacacacacacacacacacacacacacacacacacacacacacatttttttccttttaaggaaaAGTCAACCCAGATGGTGTAGAGGGGAGGGAACAGGCTCTAAGACTAGGACCTAAGCCCTTAGCAGCTTGGCAACTGTAAATGAGAGAGAAGGATGATACTTTTAAAGACAACTTtcgggctggccggttagctcagttggttagagtgtggtgttataacaccaaggtcaagtgttcagacctccataccagccagccaacaacaacaaaaaaacaaacaaacaaacaaaaaaacacacccCTCCCAGCATGCCTAATGTTCAAGGACCCAAACATTTCTGTTCTGAGAGTCTTAGACTCCTTAATCCTATGGACAGGATTTGATATTTCATTTTGCTAACCTCAGTCCATAGTTCCAGTCTGCCAAGTTCTCTTTGATGATTCTATCATCCTATGTATCCTTCTCTGCTTGTGTAATTTCCAAAGGCAGCCTAGATTTGAAAGAGGATATGATATTCTAAATTTCAGTACTTCTCAGAGTGTGCCTTCTAAGCTCCCCAACTCACAGCCCATTAAAGCTCTGCATTTGGCAAATTACAAATCTTCAAAGCAAGTGGGATCTTGCAAGATTATCAGGTTATAAATTTCTCGATACATAGAATTTCCTAATGAATTAGAATTTAATCAGCATTGTAGAAATGAAGAATTCCTCAGTTTCCTGTTATAATATAGAGAGGACCTTGTGTCTGCTTTTTGGAACTCAAAAGCTGGTTAGAGACACACATACAAAATCAAGACAAGTGAATAAAACAACATACAAGCAGAAGTGACTGTGTGGATCCAGGTTTCCAGCAGTGAATAGTCTGTGAACTCTCACCCACTTCCTAGTATTTATGAGAAGACAGTCTGGGTGAAGCAAGCACATGAACATGAGCATTAAACTTTCCCCCATTAACAGTGGGCACTAACACAAGCAACTAGCTGAGGTTTCTTCCAGGCATGAGTTGCCTGATGGAGAATAAGATGGGAGCTCTGTCCATAGGCTTTTCCACACTTGTTACACGATAGGGTTTCTCCCTAGTGTGAATTCTTTGATGCATAAGGTATGAGCTACAACTGAAGGCTTTGCCACAGTCATTACACTCAAatggcttctcacctgtgtggaTCCTCTGATGTACAGTGAGGCCTGAACTCTGACTAAAGTTTTTCTCACATTCACCACATTCAAAAGGTTTCTCCCCAGTGTGGACACCCTGATGAACTTTGAGCTCTGGCTGAAGGTCTTCCCACATTCCTggcattcatagggtttctcacctgtgtggatCTTCTGTTGTCGTATGAGGTATGATTGCTGACTGAAGACTTTTCCTCATTCATTACATAGAAAAGGTTTCTCCCTGGAGTGGATTCTCTGGTGCACAGTGAGGTTTGCCCTCTGACcaaaggcttttccacactctTTACAGATAAAGGGTTTCTCCCCTTGGTAGTTTTGTTGCCCTCTTTCCTCATCAAGGGCACTTCCGTCTCTGAGGGGAACATGTCTGGAAACGCTATTCCTTGTCCTTGCTCTGGGTCCTGCCTGGCTTCCCTGCTGCCTCTCTGCACTTCtttgccctcccagggctcctcTAAAGCTGGCTGCCAGAGGGGCTCCTCTCTGAAGCCTGTCATAAGCTGTGTCTTGTGCTTTGACTTCTGAAACTGGCTCCTTGTCCTTCTCCCTGTGAATTCTCAAATGTGAAATACTTTTTGAGCTTAGATGAAAGACGTTCTCAAGTTCTTTACCTTTCTGGCTTTTCTTCTCTGGGGAGATTTTTGCATCCTTGATTTCTGCTGGCTttacatttctggtttttgtctcCAACATCTCCCTGGAAGGATTTCCCTGATGAGTTTTCAAACCGTCATTCCAATTTCTGAATCCTCCAATCCTGCTTTCTCAGGAATCATTATTCTGAAGTTCTCTGGAGGTGGTTCTGTGTATCTGTTTCTTCTGATACTTCCTGCTTTGGAACCAACTCCTCGATTTCAGATTCGGTCTCATAATCTaacagaagatacagaaaatagaaatgtCACCCATTTCCTATGATGGAGACCAAACATTTTCAAGTAATACTGACATATACTCTAGACACTCATGATGCTTACATGTCTACAGACTATCTACACTCCTAATGTGGCTACAGAAGAAAGTTGGTGGGCAGCCAGTAAGGCAGGGGAACAGAGGTGAGAGGCAGCAGGacttgtcacacacacacagacaccgaCAAAGAATGAGAATGCTCCTATTCCTCAACATGATACTCAGGTGGGTTACAAAGACCTCTTGCTTTGGGGGCAGGGAACAGGCCAGATTCTGGGGACTGCTCGCACTTCTCCTTGCCCATGTTCTTGTGTTTCTGAGCCAGGCTGTGCCAGAAAGGGCTGGGTAACCTTTGGGAGTGCTTCTTGTTCTAAAACAGCCGGATCGGAGCTCAGCAGGCTGTCCAGTAGTATGAGGAATTCAAGACGTACAGGCCTGGGGAAGTTTTCACATTTCTGCTGAAAATGAACTTGAAAGGGGAGGCTGGGCCTGCAGATGGCAGCAATGGGACAAAAGTCATGTCCCTTCTGggcttttttccctctccttcccatgttttctcttcctgtttcttATACACTCTCCCCATCCCTCACTGCTCTCCCCTCTGCTTTCCTCCTAccatttcctttgttttccttcctcAACTCTTGTCATTCTTCCCACTCCTCCTCTAATCTCTTTTTGtactttaaaacttttctgtCGTTCCTGCTTTGGAATAAACTCTCATAATCTCTCATTCACAGTACGATTATCACTGGGATCAGCCCTATACTTGTTGAAGAGAGCCCCTCACCCACACCACAGTCTGTTCTGGCTTGGTAAGCCTTAGAATTTCGGAATATTCCCAAATGTAAGGTGTCCTCCTAAGCACAAGGATAATGCAGAAATTGAGTTCTCAGAAGGACTGTGAAAATGTACTTTGTACCTGTGTCCACAGCTGACAAGAAAATATCTTATACAGATGTTAAAGAACCCTCAGGGGTCTCCATGCTCTGAAAACCCCGAAGCTGCAGACCCTCCCCCGCACTAAGAGCTAGCAGAgaccccactgccactgcagagTCAGGCAACCCTGAAGGGCAAGGGTGACAGGGGCCACACTCAGGTCACCCCCATCAAGCTCTAGTTTCAGGTTACCCTGAAGCTAGATTGCACTGGATGTGGTGCAATGAACCGACCTGCCCACATTCCACAGCAGGCAGACAGCAGATCTGGGCCCAGACCCCAGGTCTCCTCCCTCCTCACACCTCCGTCATGGGGCTTTTCCCACTTACCAAGACACTCAGACTTCCtggcacccccccacacacccccttTGCCCATGTCCACTCCTTGCCTCAGTGTTAGGTAGGGGCCACGTCAGACAAAAAGCCTCAAAAAATCCTCTTGGATGATGGGGCTTGAGGAAAAAATTTCCAGGAGCAACTCTGTCTCTGAAGGTATGGAGGACTGTGAGATCAACGAGGAAAAAGTGGAGACCAGACCTTATTACAGGGTCAGGAGCTCTTGTCCTCTTTTCACCAGGGAATGGTGAGGATGGAAAGGAGGGCACAACACCTGTCTCAAGTTTGATTCCAAGCTAATAAGAGGCATTAGCTAGCTAAGACTTTCCTGTTGCCCAAGAGCCA
Proteins encoded:
- the LOC134390080 gene encoding LOW QUALITY PROTEIN: zinc finger protein 239 (The sequence of the model RefSeq protein was modified relative to this genomic sequence to represent the inferred CDS: inserted 2 bases in 2 codons; substituted 1 base at 1 genomic stop codon), producing the protein MLETKTRNVKPAEIKDAKISPEKKSQKGKELENVFHLSSKSISHLRIHREKDKEPVSEVKAQDTAYDRLQRGAPLAASFRGALGGQRSAERQQGSQAGPRARTRNSVSRHVPLRDGSALDEERGQQNYQGEKPFICKECGKAFGQRANLTVHQRIHSREKPFLCNEXGKVFSQQSYLIRQQKIHTGEKPYECQECGKTFSQSSXVHQGVHTGEKPFECGECEKNFSQSSGLTVHQRIHTGEKPFECNDCGKAFSCSSYLMHQRIHTREKPYXCNKCGKAYGQSSHLILHQATHAWKKPQLVACVSAHC